Proteins from a single region of Amblyomma americanum isolate KBUSLIRL-KWMA chromosome 10, ASM5285725v1, whole genome shotgun sequence:
- the LOC144108193 gene encoding endothelin-converting enzyme 1-like, with the protein MPPEKPGSRDEARRPGSSSAERRRQRRGPGGRDQGGTRLPDIPGSPSRSPAGSDSAPRRIQPAFHQRRMHGAKGHRLRPSGKADPAGGTCPESVGPASPSAAALPVGRGHGVNGMTSADTAAVGSCLSSPASSVSDGVYSGALSIDSPLSSSPGNVEQPPLVQPPGFRGNPPPGEDRTKSPPDPQKLKSRLGLTLAVLGVTVLVTLVALAIASLVWRSPAHWGNTCKTHACLAYSTRLLASINESVDPCQSFTHFVCDGWRQKNRHTVWNDQFISLLDKVTASLKSADVPASGQDMEQRAAIMYRSCVDVLEGERDELPAVKNALVEAGIVWPKPSKGADVLYTLLCSSLKLGWDVLLDFDVAPDGSGINLVSGKFLYFVVKRYRDFATGTDEEYFQFLKERFQPEGEDTVTFQETDASVETALSYLSNARYEAADEYNADVLLNLTQLGLTEVNWTATLLKLDIRMNSSLTLTTTSPRYLERVLYLWWRYGTDSFHTLISWCTVQVAALFANKDLIFNYYNRDYQTTQAHYRIFCVTRAMLISGHTLFDKYYAEALQSEALNLAKSVAQSVRTAFFRRLSNWTYFDEGINVVSNWSSSEIVFRKIEHTGEKILAAHHVPDLNNSFVRNWQQSVHVRKDAEFGHMLDLMQDLEVSIVSYDKRDFELMSYALSFPLFDPQLHSSLNYGGLGAQIAFSLATLFLSAYYATNASFVEPLMDCLKAGTSGSAGELGYYAKEVIGYGALVDAYNAQERALDSSSLFGLEKYSGLQLFFIALCYVNCYGGSENTNHESICTPALQHMPQFAKAFNCTPGDPMNPSKQCRLF; encoded by the exons ATGCCGCCTGAGAAGCCGGGAAGTCGCGATGAAGCTCGGAGGCCTGGATCCTCCTCAGCAGAGCGCCGCCGCCAAAGACGCGGTCCCGGTGGTCGAGACCAAGGCGGCACCCGTTTGCCGGACATCCCTGGAAGCCCCTCGCGGAGCCCTGCGGGCAGCGACAGTGCACCCAGgcgcatacaaccagcattccatCAAAGACGTATGCACG GTGCCAAAGGCCACCGCCTCCGACCATCTGGCAAGGCGGACCCTGCTGGAGGTACCTGTCCAGAGAGTGTCGGTCCAGCCAGTCCCTCAGCTGCGGCGTTGCCGGTGGGACGTGGCCATGGTGTGAACGGAATGACCTCCGCTGACACTGCTGCCGTCGGCTCCTGCCTGTCATCGCCAGCATCGTCCGTGTCCGACGGTGTTTACTCGGGAGCGCTCAGCATTGATTCGCCGCTGTCCAGCAGCCCGGGGAATGTCGAACAGCCGCCCCTCGTGCAGCCGCCCGGCTTCCGCGGCAATCCGCCCCCTGGCGAAGATAGGACGAAATCGCCTCCG GACCCCCAGAAGCTGAAATCGCGGCTCGGGCTTACTCTGGCCGTGCTTGGAGTCACTGTATTGGTGACGCTTGTGGCCTTGGCGATCGCCTCACTTGTATGGCGCTCCCCAGCGCACTGGGGGAACACCTGCAAGACGCATGCCTGCCTCGCCTACTCGACCAGACTTCTCGCCTCCATCAACGAATCGGTGGACCCGTGCCAGAGCTTCACGCACTTCGTCTGCGACGGCTGGCGCCAGAAGAACCGACATACCGTTTGGAACGACCAGTTCATTTCTCTGTTGGACAAGGTGACCGCGTCGCTGAAGAGTGCAGACGTGCCTGCATCGGGGCAAGACATGGAGCAGCGGGCCGCCATCATGTACAGGAGTTGCGTCGATGTGCTCGAAGGGGAGAGAGACGAGCTGCCAGCCGTCAAGaacgcgctggttgaggcaggcaTCGTGTGGCCGAAGCCTTCCAAGGGCGCAGACGTTCTGTACACGCTCCTCTGCAGCTCTTTGAAGCTGGGTTGGGACGTGCTCCTTGACTTCGACGTCGCGCCCGATGGCAGCGGGATCAACCTAGTTTCTGGCAAGTTCCTTTACTTCGTGGTCAAGAGGTATAGGGACTTCGCGACCGGCACGGATGAGGAGTactttcagttcctgaaggaacGCTTTCAACCCGAAGGCGAGGATACGGTGACGTTCCAGGAGACAGACGCGTCGGTCGAAACAGCCCTGAGCTACCTCTCTAATGCTCGTTACGAAGCAGCTGACGAGTATAacgctgacgttcttctaaacttGACTCAGCTTGGCCTCACGGAAGTTAACTGGACAGCGACGCTTTTAAAACTTGACATCAGGATGAACAGTAGTCTCACGCTGACGACCACATCGCCCCGTTATCTGGAGCGAGTGTTGTATCTCTGGTGGCGGTACGGCACGGACTCATTCCATACATTGATCTCTTGGTGCACCGTTCAAGTGGCGGCCCTTTTCGCGAATAAAGACTTAATTTTCAACTACTACAACCGTGACTACCAAACGACGCAGGCCCATTACAGGATTTTCTGCGTCACGAGAGCAATGTTAATCTCCGGGCACACGCTGTTCGACAAATACTATGCTGAAGCCCTTCAAAGCGAAGCACTTAATCTCGCAAAAAGTGTGGCTCAGTCCGTGCGAACCGCTTTTTTCCGGCGTCTTTCCAACTGGACGTACTTTGACGAAGGCATCAACGTGGTCAGCAACTGGAGCTCTTCGGAAATCGTCTTCCGTAAAATCGAGCACACCGGAGAAAAAATCCTGGCTGCACACCATGTGCCTGACTTGAATAATTCTTTCGTGCGGAACTGGCAACAGTCGGTGCACGTCAGAAAGGATGCAGAATTCGGACATATGTTAGATCTTATGCAAGATTTGGAAGTGTCCATCGTGTCCTACGACAAGCGAGACTTCGAGCTGATGTCTTACGCTCTATCCTTCCCTCTATTTGATCCGCAGCTCCATTCGTCTTTAAACTACGGCGGCTTAGGAGCTCAGATCGCCTTTTCACTTGcgaccttgttcctttccgcgTACTACGCAACCAATGCTTCGTTTGTTGAGCCCCTGATGGACTGCTTGAAAGCAGGCACGTCCGGCAGCGCCGGTGAACTAGGGTATTACGCCAAAGAAGTAATTGGCTATGGCGCTCTTGTGGATGCCTACAATGCCCAAGAGAGAGCTTTGGACAGCAGCAGCCTATTCGGTTTGGAGAAGTACAGCGGACTGCAGCTGTTTTTCATCGCGCTGTGTTACGTCAATTGCTATGGCGGCTCTGAAAATACAAACCACGAGTCGATCTGCACTCCCGCGCTGCAGCACATGCCACAGTTCGCCAAGGCTTTTAACTGCACTCCCGGGGACCCGATGAATCCTTCTAAGCAGTGCAGACTGTTTTGA